One region of Polynucleobacter sp. SHI8 genomic DNA includes:
- a CDS encoding TonB-dependent receptor, whose amino-acid sequence MKPLKKLPDQHQMIKLACTFILGGGLVASQGVSAQSNLETMVVSGSRFEENIDRIPANIQVITKEQIQQSSSTNLAEILQQVGNVPMSNQSGGLLGIGATPDLGGYGVNASSNTLVLVDGIRINPIDSTSAPLNSVPVSAIERIEITNGGASVQYGNNATGGVINIITKEGGKQSSQASLTYGSFGTIIGDASIRTRQDNTSVLISANASKTNGWRENSDALSNSFKGRLTQHLGGNDAVFIEASAYHAQASYPYAILNAEVGKGSPYLLDPYQKGNGLVQDGSSARAGITKSIAQNFLFEMEAAYGNTSSISVANAYSLTNDTYNKNTSLQDKRQLDLTPRLKANWERFGTSVLGFDFNQSDAGNSYPTSTPLPLSHVNLKNRSLYFLHNFNINEKFELVGGVRRQIQDVSLNSSNNTFGFPDGSYLSSFAANAYDFGINYRYATGQRIYAKFNQSYRFANTDEYYGFDPITYQPFFNGVVLRPQINKTYEAGGDFSYASSKINLNIFNTNSHDEIRYDPNSGNNINDADIRRVGVNLNTLSQLSLRFNLGFGARYQRAVYTDGANNGYLVSFVPQLVLNLRARYQLDDQFALGGVINYVGSQYYDGDQQNAYNKMPSYAFGDVYAEYRWRSLEARFTIRNVSNTQYAVYGSNQVSYGAPYGPYNYQPAPPRTFFATLKYNFDL is encoded by the coding sequence ATGAAGCCTTTAAAAAAACTGCCTGATCAGCATCAAATGATCAAACTCGCCTGTACTTTTATCCTAGGCGGTGGTCTAGTAGCATCACAAGGAGTATCCGCTCAGTCAAATCTAGAAACTATGGTGGTGTCGGGATCGCGCTTTGAAGAAAATATTGATCGCATCCCTGCCAATATTCAGGTGATTACAAAAGAACAAATACAGCAATCTTCTTCAACGAATCTTGCGGAAATATTGCAACAAGTTGGCAATGTTCCAATGAGTAATCAAAGCGGCGGTTTACTGGGCATTGGTGCAACGCCAGACTTGGGTGGATATGGGGTAAATGCTTCTAGTAATACATTAGTGTTGGTGGATGGTATCAGAATTAATCCTATTGATTCAACAAGTGCTCCATTAAATTCCGTACCTGTAAGTGCCATAGAGCGTATTGAAATTACTAATGGTGGAGCAAGTGTTCAATACGGGAACAATGCTACTGGAGGAGTGATTAATATCATCACTAAAGAGGGTGGCAAGCAATCTAGCCAAGCATCCTTAACATATGGTAGTTTTGGCACCATCATCGGGGACGCAAGTATTAGAACTCGTCAGGATAATACGAGTGTTCTCATTTCTGCAAATGCTTCAAAAACGAATGGTTGGCGAGAAAACTCAGATGCTTTATCAAATTCATTTAAGGGACGATTGACTCAGCATTTGGGAGGAAATGATGCAGTATTTATTGAGGCATCTGCATACCATGCGCAAGCCAGTTATCCTTACGCTATTTTAAATGCAGAAGTTGGTAAAGGGAGCCCATATCTTTTAGACCCTTATCAAAAAGGTAATGGACTTGTGCAGGATGGTAGTTCGGCAAGGGCGGGAATAACTAAAAGCATTGCACAAAATTTCTTATTTGAAATGGAAGCTGCTTACGGTAACACTTCGAGTATTTCAGTCGCGAATGCCTATAGTTTGACCAATGACACTTACAACAAAAATACTTCTTTACAAGATAAAAGACAACTTGATTTAACCCCACGATTAAAGGCAAATTGGGAACGCTTTGGAACTTCCGTTCTTGGCTTTGACTTTAATCAATCAGATGCTGGTAATTCATATCCCACATCAACGCCTTTACCTTTGTCGCACGTCAATTTGAAAAATCGTTCACTTTATTTTTTACATAACTTCAATATCAATGAAAAATTTGAATTGGTTGGAGGAGTTCGACGTCAAATACAAGATGTTTCTTTAAATTCATCAAATAATACGTTTGGGTTTCCAGACGGCAGTTATTTATCCAGTTTTGCTGCGAATGCATACGATTTTGGAATCAATTATCGCTATGCAACTGGACAGCGTATTTATGCAAAATTCAATCAGTCTTACCGTTTTGCTAATACTGATGAATATTATGGATTTGACCCAATTACCTATCAGCCCTTCTTTAATGGAGTTGTATTACGCCCACAAATAAATAAAACCTACGAAGCGGGTGGAGATTTTAGCTATGCATCGTCGAAAATTAATTTGAATATATTTAATACGAATTCACATGACGAAATCCGATATGACCCTAATTCCGGAAATAATATTAATGATGCAGATATTCGTAGAGTCGGGGTGAACTTAAATACCTTATCTCAACTTAGTTTGCGTTTTAATCTCGGCTTTGGGGCAAGATATCAGAGGGCAGTTTATACCGATGGTGCAAATAATGGTTATCTAGTTAGTTTTGTGCCACAGCTGGTTTTGAACTTGCGGGCAAGATATCAACTAGATGATCAATTTGCTTTAGGTGGAGTTATTAATTATGTTGGTTCGCAGTATTACGATGGGGACCAGCAAAACGCCTATAACAAAATGCCTTCATATGCCTTTGGTGACGTTTATGCTGAGTATCGCTGGCGTTCTTTGGAAGCGCGCTTCACAATTCGAAATGTATCCAACACCCAATATGCTGTTTATGGCAGTAATCAGGTATCGTATGGAGCGCCTTACGGACCATACAATTACCAACCTGCCCCTCCAAGAACTTTCTTTGCAACTCTGAAGTACAACTTTGATTTATAA
- a CDS encoding DUF3460 family protein, with product MAHYQSTITLFLNELKTKNPEIEKGQLEGRALLWDKKPISMDEQKRNKLARIRQKPYVYSND from the coding sequence ATGGCGCACTATCAATCAACGATCACATTGTTTTTGAATGAACTTAAAACTAAAAATCCCGAAATCGAAAAAGGGCAATTAGAGGGTCGCGCTCTTTTATGGGATAAAAAACCTATCAGCATGGATGAACAAAAGCGAAATAAACTTGCAAGAATTCGACAAAAACCTTACGTCTACTCCAATGATTGA
- a CDS encoding CaiB/BaiF CoA-transferase family protein yields MSGPLSHIKVLDLSRVLAGPWAAQNLADLGAQVIKVERPVKGDDSRAFAPPFLNDEQGNITKESAYYCAANRGKKSITIDISSAQGQQLVKDLAKEVDVVVENYKVGDLARYGLGYEDLKAINPGIIYCSVTGFGQTGPYKDRPGYDFMAQGMGGLMSVTGESDDLPGGGPQRVGVPIIDMTTGMYATVAICAAIAHRAVTGVGQWIDVALLDSCVALLSNQAMNYFSTGNSPKMIGNAHPNIVPYQSFKTADGAIILACGNDNLFNKFCDVAQCQHLAKDPKFSTNGERVNHRVEITQLLGNIFIQKTTKEWVQLLDDAGVANGPINTIAEVFEEPQVQARGMQIELPHATAGKVTLVGSPMKFSATPIQYETPPPALGQHTQEILETVLHKTAAEIAELKTSGTV; encoded by the coding sequence ATGTCTGGTCCCTTATCTCATATTAAAGTGCTTGATTTATCTAGAGTTTTAGCTGGTCCTTGGGCTGCGCAAAATTTAGCTGATTTAGGGGCGCAAGTGATTAAAGTTGAGCGTCCCGTAAAAGGCGATGACTCACGTGCTTTTGCACCACCATTTTTAAATGATGAACAAGGGAATATCACTAAGGAGTCTGCTTATTACTGCGCAGCCAATCGTGGCAAAAAATCAATCACCATTGATATATCGAGTGCTCAAGGACAGCAGTTAGTCAAAGATTTAGCCAAAGAAGTTGACGTTGTTGTAGAAAACTACAAGGTTGGAGATTTGGCGAGATACGGTTTAGGCTATGAAGACCTGAAGGCGATTAATCCTGGCATCATCTATTGTTCAGTAACTGGTTTTGGACAAACAGGACCATATAAAGATCGTCCCGGTTATGACTTTATGGCGCAGGGTATGGGCGGCCTGATGAGCGTTACTGGTGAAAGCGATGATCTGCCGGGTGGTGGTCCACAACGCGTAGGTGTACCGATCATTGATATGACCACAGGTATGTACGCGACAGTTGCGATTTGTGCAGCGATTGCCCACCGAGCTGTCACTGGCGTTGGTCAATGGATTGATGTGGCTTTATTGGATTCTTGCGTCGCACTTTTATCAAACCAGGCCATGAATTATTTCTCTACAGGGAATTCTCCAAAGATGATTGGGAATGCGCATCCAAATATTGTGCCGTATCAATCCTTTAAAACTGCCGATGGCGCCATCATTTTGGCATGCGGAAATGATAATTTATTTAATAAATTTTGTGATGTGGCGCAGTGCCAGCATTTAGCAAAAGACCCTAAATTTTCAACCAACGGCGAGCGAGTGAATCATCGTGTTGAAATTACTCAGCTATTGGGTAACATCTTTATTCAAAAAACCACCAAAGAATGGGTTCAATTATTAGATGATGCAGGGGTGGCGAATGGGCCAATTAATACAATTGCGGAAGTATTTGAAGAGCCTCAAGTACAAGCGAGAGGTATGCAAATTGAGCTGCCGCACGCCACAGCTGGTAAAGTTACCTTAGTGGGTAGTCCGATGAAGTTCTCCGCGACACCGATCCAATATGAAACACCCCCACCGGCACTTGGGCAGCACACACAAGAAATTTTAGAAACAGTACTGCATAAAACTGCAGCAGAAATTGCAGAGTTAAAGACTTCAGGAACCGTTTAA
- a CDS encoding DUF6516 family protein, producing MNDSELNTLLDLHEQLIAYDEGYWVKIEAWEVVKSYQIPHGIRYSLTLHDFHGNRILGYDNAHQLKEKRKKFSATKNRPYDHRHLNGKDLVVEYKFEGPQQLLIDFFNEVNKVLQQKNDQKNS from the coding sequence ATGAATGATTCTGAACTTAATACCCTTTTGGATTTACATGAACAATTAATTGCTTACGATGAAGGATATTGGGTAAAAATTGAAGCATGGGAGGTTGTTAAATCCTACCAAATTCCTCATGGAATACGTTACTCACTGACGCTTCATGATTTTCATGGGAATCGAATTTTAGGATATGACAATGCGCATCAATTGAAGGAAAAAAGAAAAAAATTTAGTGCTACTAAAAATCGACCTTATGATCATAGGCACTTAAATGGTAAAGATCTTGTGGTTGAATATAAATTTGAAGGACCACAACAATTATTAATTGATTTTTTTAATGAAGTTAACAAAGTTTTACAGCAAAAAAATGACCAAAAAAATTCTTAA
- a CDS encoding sulfite exporter TauE/SafE family protein: protein MFLSFIQILLLLCLGSVTGLIAGLLGIGGGMIMVPFLTILFTSFEFPPEHVLHMAIATSMTTILFTAISSVRAQQKKKMIRWDIVIALAPGIIFGGIVGGGKIFAVLQGPWLTVFFASFQYFSAYQMLANKKPKATRTLPGKVGLFGTGSLIGSVSSLVGAGGAFISVPFMTWCNVPIHNALATSSALGFPIAVASAIGYIIGGLEIKDLPSHSLGYIYLPAVLCISAMSMLTASVGVRIAHQLNTIQLRRIFAIVLICIATYMLCKNVFQII from the coding sequence ATCTTCTTGAGCTTTATTCAGATTTTGTTATTGCTGTGTTTAGGCTCAGTCACAGGCCTTATTGCTGGACTGCTGGGTATCGGCGGCGGAATGATCATGGTTCCCTTCTTAACCATCCTGTTTACTTCCTTCGAGTTTCCGCCGGAACACGTTTTACACATGGCCATCGCCACTTCGATGACAACCATTTTATTTACCGCTATTTCATCAGTGCGCGCACAACAAAAAAAGAAAATGATCCGCTGGGATATTGTGATTGCTCTCGCTCCTGGAATCATATTTGGAGGCATCGTTGGCGGTGGAAAAATATTCGCTGTACTCCAAGGCCCTTGGTTAACTGTTTTTTTTGCAAGCTTTCAGTATTTCTCGGCGTATCAAATGCTCGCGAATAAAAAACCCAAAGCAACTCGTACTTTGCCTGGTAAGGTAGGTCTATTTGGCACGGGTAGTTTAATTGGTTCAGTTTCAAGCTTGGTGGGTGCAGGCGGAGCTTTTATCTCCGTTCCTTTTATGACTTGGTGTAATGTACCAATCCATAACGCCCTTGCGACTTCATCTGCTTTGGGTTTTCCAATTGCTGTTGCCAGCGCAATCGGCTACATCATTGGGGGTCTAGAAATCAAGGATTTACCAAGCCATTCTTTGGGCTATATTTATTTACCTGCGGTTTTATGTATTTCTGCGATGAGCATGCTCACCGCATCTGTTGGTGTTCGCATTGCTCATCAACTCAATACCATTCAACTCCGCAGAATCTTCGCTATAGTTCTTATTTGCATCGCAACCTACATGCTTTGCAAAAATGTATTTCAAATCATTTAA
- the panC gene encoding pantoate--beta-alanine ligase → MKIITNIHDLRNHLRGQNRASFVPTMGNLHEGHLSLMRLARLHGDPVVASIFVNRLQFGPSEDFDKYPRTFEDDAAKLEKEGVYILFAPTEKDLYPEPQDYRVDPPKDLGDILEGEFRPGFFKGVCTVVLKLFSCVQPNAAVFGKKDYQQLMIIRRMAHQFALPVEIIGAETIRADDGLALSSRNGYLSTEERLEAPQLYSALNEVKSALNQSSSLQLPMIQEIEEMAKNKLAQRGWAPDYLSVRLRHNLLSPSIEDLASGQELVVLAAAKLGKTRLIDNLEI, encoded by the coding sequence ATGAAAATTATTACCAATATTCATGATTTAAGAAATCATCTTCGCGGCCAAAATCGTGCTTCCTTTGTGCCCACCATGGGCAATCTTCATGAAGGCCATTTATCTTTAATGCGCCTTGCCCGCTTACACGGTGATCCTGTAGTTGCGAGTATTTTTGTGAACCGACTACAGTTTGGCCCTAGTGAGGATTTTGATAAATATCCCCGCACATTTGAAGATGATGCAGCCAAGCTAGAAAAAGAAGGTGTCTATATTCTGTTTGCACCAACAGAAAAAGATCTCTATCCAGAGCCTCAAGATTACCGTGTTGATCCTCCAAAAGATTTGGGCGATATCCTAGAGGGTGAATTTAGACCTGGTTTTTTTAAAGGGGTTTGTACCGTTGTTTTGAAATTATTTTCTTGTGTGCAACCTAATGCTGCGGTTTTTGGTAAAAAAGATTACCAACAACTGATGATTATTAGACGTATGGCACATCAGTTTGCACTTCCAGTTGAAATCATTGGAGCGGAAACGATTCGTGCAGATGACGGCTTAGCACTCTCCTCCAGAAATGGTTATTTAAGCACTGAGGAAAGACTAGAAGCACCGCAACTGTATAGTGCTTTAAATGAGGTTAAATCGGCTTTAAATCAATCATCGTCACTGCAACTTCCCATGATCCAAGAGATTGAAGAGATGGCTAAAAATAAATTAGCGCAACGAGGTTGGGCGCCAGATTACCTCTCCGTGCGCTTAAGACATAATCTACTCTCTCCAAGTATTGAAGATTTAGCAAGTGGTCAAGAGCTTGTAGTTCTTGCTGCTGCGAAATTAGGTAAAACACGATTGATTGATAACTTAGAAATCTAG
- a CDS encoding MarR family transcriptional regulator, with protein sequence MTKKILKIGIASKEEIHQRMIDIASGKYKVKSGEPKIWFTSMSSLAQVLSDENRTLLNMIKNMEPSSISELASLSGRKQSNLSRTLKTMSSYGLVKMEPYQRALKPIVQADSFQIFAY encoded by the coding sequence ATGACCAAAAAAATTCTTAAGATTGGCATCGCATCCAAGGAAGAAATCCATCAGAGAATGATTGATATCGCTTCTGGTAAATATAAGGTTAAATCAGGAGAGCCAAAGATTTGGTTCACTTCCATGAGTTCCCTTGCTCAGGTTCTCAGCGATGAAAATCGTACTTTATTAAATATGATAAAAAATATGGAGCCAAGTTCTATTTCTGAATTAGCCAGTTTGTCGGGCAGAAAGCAAAGTAATTTATCTCGCACTTTAAAAACCATGTCTAGTTATGGTTTAGTAAAAATGGAGCCTTATCAGCGAGCATTAAAACCAATAGTGCAGGCAGATAGCTTCCAAATATTTGCCTACTAG
- a CDS encoding ScpA family protein, whose protein sequence is MIDSTPSLMDGMSESFAKLYGEPLFQLPTDLYIPPDALEVFLEAFEGPLDLLLYLIRKQNFNVLDIPMAQVTQQYLSYVEQIRHHNLELASEYLLMAAMLIEIKSRMLLPMKKADSDEDVEDPRAELVRRLLEYEKMKIAALELDRIPQMGRDFFRAQGFIDRTVTLVPPQVDLVDLQIAWRDLLHRAKLTQHHTITRETLSVRDFMTRILRRLQTQKFVEFKELFEDAIEAGQGTQILVVNFIALLELSRESLVEITQAEAYAPIYVRLSFNPQS, encoded by the coding sequence ATGATTGATTCCACGCCATCCTTAATGGATGGTATGTCGGAATCGTTCGCCAAGCTGTACGGCGAACCCTTGTTTCAGTTACCAACAGACCTTTATATTCCGCCGGATGCTTTAGAGGTCTTTTTAGAGGCGTTCGAGGGTCCTTTGGACCTATTGCTATACCTGATTCGTAAACAAAACTTTAATGTGCTAGATATACCCATGGCACAGGTAACACAACAATACTTAAGCTATGTTGAACAAATACGTCACCATAATTTAGAGCTCGCTTCTGAGTATTTGCTGATGGCTGCCATGTTGATTGAAATTAAATCGCGCATGCTATTGCCTATGAAAAAAGCAGATAGCGATGAAGATGTTGAAGATCCAAGAGCAGAACTCGTGCGCCGACTCCTTGAGTATGAAAAAATGAAAATCGCTGCTCTAGAGCTCGACCGAATTCCGCAAATGGGCAGAGACTTCTTTCGTGCGCAAGGTTTTATTGATCGCACAGTCACGTTAGTTCCTCCTCAAGTTGATCTAGTCGATTTGCAAATTGCTTGGCGTGATTTACTTCATCGGGCAAAACTAACGCAACATCACACCATCACTCGCGAAACTTTATCCGTACGCGACTTCATGACGCGTATTTTAAGACGTCTACAAACACAAAAATTTGTGGAATTTAAAGAGCTCTTTGAGGATGCCATTGAAGCGGGTCAAGGCACGCAAATTCTGGTAGTTAACTTTATTGCGCTTCTTGAACTTTCTCGGGAATCCTTGGTGGAAATTACCCAAGCTGAAGCGTACGCGCCTATTTATGTTCGCTTATCGTTTAATCCCCAATCATGA